The genomic interval TCAGGAAGTAGAAACCGGTGGTCTTCTTCTGGATCGGGTATGCGAGCTTGCGAAGGCCCCACGACTCCCGGTTCACAATCTGACCGCCGTTTTCGGTGATGACACCCTGGAATTTGTCAGCGACCTCCTGTACCTGCGCATCGGACAGCACGGGCGTGACAATGAAAACGGTTTCGTAATTGTTCATAATGTGTTTAATTAGTTGTTAGTCCCTTTTCGGGACCGCAAAGATACGCATTAAATCGGAAAATGAAAAAATCCACGCGGAAAATTTTATTCAAAACAATGGTTTTCGGCTATTTACCTCTGTCGGAGCGTTTCCTTTGGAAGCAGACCTGCGGTTGTCAGTGTGCAGAATGCCGGGGTCGGGCGCATAAAACCCGCTTCTTAAGCGGGGTCGGGAAAGCCCTGGGCTTTCAGTTTGATGTCCGAGCCGTCGGGCGTCACGAGGTAGGCGCCGGTCGATTCGGCCGTGATGTGGCCGATGACGTCCACCAGCCCCAGCCGCATCACCTGCTCCTGCATCGCCAGCGGGACCGTGAACAGCAATTCGTAATCCTCCCCGCCGTTCAATGCCGCTATCACCGGGTCGGTGTGCATCTCCTCGGCCAAAGCTGTCGTCTGACGCGCAATCGGAATCCGCTCCAGGTAGATCCGCGCCCCGCACTTCGACGATTTGCAGATCTGCATCAGGTCGCTCGCCAGCCCGTCCGTCAGATCGATCATCGACGTCGGCGTAATCTTCTCCTCCGCCAGCGCCTCGATGATGTCCCGTCGCGGGCGTGGTTTGAGGTACTTTTCCAGCAGGTATTCATACCCCTTGAACTGCGGTTCGGGATTCGCAACGTCCGCGAGAACCCGCTTTTCGCGTTCGAGCAGCTGGAGCCCCATGTAGGCCGCCCCGAGGTTGCCCGTCAGGCAGATCAGGTCGTGCTGCTGCGCACCGCTGCGGCATGCGATCCGCTCCTTCGGGGCGTGGCCCAGCACCGTGACGGTGATCACCAGTCCGGTCATCGAAGCCCGTGTGTCGCCACCCACGAGATCGATCTCCAGCTCCTTGCAAGCGAACGAAATTCCCTCGTAGAGGTCCTGCAGCGCTTCGACGGGAATCTTCGACGAGATACCCAGCGATACGGTAATCTGCGACGGCAGGGCATTCATGGCCAGGATGTCGCTCACACCGGCCGTGACGACCTTGTATCCGAGGTGTTTGAGCGGGAAGTAGGTGAGGTCGAAATCCACTCCCTCGTAGAACGAATCGGTCGTGCACAAGACCGCTTCGTCCGCCGGCGGGGCGATCACCGCGGCATCGTCGCCCACCCCCTTGAGCGTCGTGGGGTGCTGCACGGGGAAATCCTTCGTCAGCAAATCGATCAATCCGAATGGTCCGAGCGTCGAGATCTCGGTGCGTTTTTTGGGCTCCATGTTCTTGAAATTTTTTACAAATTTAGCCAAACATTCTTGATTTGGGCAAAAATAACGTATTTTTGTCCGATTCAAATCCTAAAAACGGGTTAGTTATGGTAAATATCGTCTTATTCGGCGCTCCGGGATGCGGGAAGGGTACCCAGGCGCAGCGTCTGAAGGAGCATTACGGAATCGAACACGTCTCGACCGGCGAGGTCATCCGCGACGAAATCCGCCGCGGGACGGAACTCGGCCGTAGCATGGAGTCCTACATCAAGGAGGGAAAACTGGCGCCCGACTCGATCGTCATCGGCATGATTGCCAACTATGTGGCCGACCATCTCGATGCCAAGGGGTGTATCTTCGACGGATTCCCCCGCACGACGGTACAGGCCGAGGAGTTCGACAAGATCCTTGCCGGGCATGGGCTGAAGGTCGACATCATGGTCGACATCCACGTCCCGGAGGAGGAGTTGGTCCGCCGTATCCTGTTGCGCGGCAAGGATTCGGGGCGAGCCGACGACGCTTCGGAGGAGGTGATTCGCGGCCGGCTCGACGTCTACCACCGTCAGACGGCCGTCGTCGCCGACTACTACGCTGGACAGAACAAGTACGCTTCGGTCGACGGGGTCGGGACGATGGACGAAGTGTTCGGCCGGATCGCTTCCGTGATCGACGGCTTGAAATAGGCAGCGGCCCTCTCGGGCGGTTGCGGACCGGTTCGTCCTGTGGGACGGACCGGTTTTTTCGTGGGTGGTCGTTCCGGAGAGCCCGAGCGGGGCGGGCGTGGTTGAGGTGCGACGAGGCGTGGCGAAGGGACAGGAACGGTGAGGGCGTTCGGAGCCCGATGCGGGCCGGAGCCCGGGGCACGATGGAGCCGCAGGGGGCGGTGTGCGGTGCGCGATGCGGATGACAAAAGAAGAAGCCCGGACTTTTCGGTCCGGGCTTTTCGGTTTGTCGCTCAAGATTCAGAGGGCGTTCACGTGGAGCTGGATGGCGCTCTTCAGGTTTGCAGCCTTGTTCTTGTGCATGATGTTGTGCTTGGCCAGCTTGTCGAGCATTGCCGTTACCTTCGGCAGCAGGGCCTCGGCGGCACTCTTCTCGGTGGTCGAGCGCAGGGCCTTCACGGCGTTGCGCGTCGTCTTGTGATAGAGCCGGTTGTGAGCACGCTTCGTCAGCGTCTGACGAATCCGTTTCTTGGATGACTTATGGTTTGCCATAATCCCTTGTTGATTTATTTTTTACTTTTTCAGTTTCTTGCCTGTGAACGGCTTCCGCCGCTCTCTTCTGCCGTTTGTACGGAACGGCCGTAGCCGTTTGCGGATAGACCCTGCGGTCCGCTCCTGTTTGGTTTGTCACCCGTCAAGGCTTCCGGTCGGTCGTGAACGGGGTTCAGTGTCACCCCCCCCCTCGTCTCGCGGCCCCTCTTCGGCCCCTTGGTAGCCCATAGCAGAATCGAACTGCTCTTTCAAGAATGAAAATCTTGCGTCCTAACCGATAGACGAATGGGCCTCTACCACTATCGCGCGGCCCGAATGGGGCGCTTTAGCGGTGCAAAGGTAAACAAAAAAGCGTCTCGTGCAAAAAATATGTGAAAAAAATGTGGATTTTTGCGCGAAGACCCCCGGAATCCACTTCGTTTGCAGCCCCTTAACGAAGCCGTACGCTCCGGGTCTGCGGATCGAAACAGGCACTCCGGCCCGAAAACAGGCGTTCGAGATAGCCGCTGCGGACCATCTCCTCGGCCGGAAGGCTGTGGAGCGTGGGCGGATCGATCAGCGCAACGGCGTCGCAGAGCGAAAGCGCAATATCAAGGTCATGGGTCGAGAAGAGGATGCATTTCCCCTCGTCGCGGGACAGGCGCCGCAACAACGTCGCCAGTTCGTAGCGGTTCGGCAGGTCGAGGAAGGCCGTGGGTTCGTCGAGCAGAATGACCGGGGTGTCCTGGGCCAGCGCCCGGGCGATCATCACCCGCTGGCATTCGCCGTCCGACATCCGGTCCAAGGTCTTGCGTGCGAATGCGGACATCCCCACCAGGTCGAGCGAACGCTCCACGACGGTCCGGTCGCCGTCCTGCATCCGCCCGATCCAGTTGGTGTAGGGGGCCCGGCCCAGCGAAACGACATCTTCGCACGTGAGGTTGGCAATCCGCACCTTGTCGGTGGTCACGAACGAGACCGTTGCGGCGCGCTGCCGGGGTGTCAGTTCCGCCAGGGTGTGCCCGCAGAGCTCCACGCGGCCCGATGCGACGGGCCCCAGTCCGGCAATGGCCCGCAACAGGGTGCTTTTGCCCGTTCCGTTGCGACCGATCAGGGCCGTCAGGGTGCCCGGGGCGAACGAGGCGCAGACGCCGGAGAGCAGCGTGCGGCTGCCGTAGGAAAGGGTGATCTGTTCGAGAAGGATGCTCATCGGTTCAGAAGAGGTTGCGGTTGCGGATGACGACGACAATCACGACCGGAATGCCCATCAATGCCGTGATGGTGTTGATCGGCAGGGCCAGCGTCTTGGCCAGCAGGTCGCAGATCAGCAGCAGGGCGGCTCCCGTGAGCATCGAGGCCGGCATCAGGATGCGGTGGTCGGCCGAGGCGAAGATCATGCGCGCCAGGTGCGGAACGGCCAGCCCGATGAAGCCCACCGGACCGCAGAAGGCCGTAACGGTTCCCGCGAGCAGGACCGTCGCGAGGAAAATCAGCGTGCGCGTGCGCTGGACGTTGAGTCCCATCGTGCGGGCGTAGTTCTCGCCCAGCAGCAGGAGGTTCAGGGGTTTGATGACGGCGATCGAGAGGAGGAGACCCGCCCCGACGGCCGGAAGCATCAGCAGCAGGCGGTTGCCCGTGACGTCGCCCAGCGACCCCATGGTCCAGACGACGAACGATTTCAGGGCAGCCTCGTTCGAGAGATACTGCAGGATCTCGACCACCGAGCTGACCCCCGAACTGAACATCATGCCGAGGATCAGGATCACCATGATGTCCTTGATGCGGCGGCTGACGGCCATGACGACGGCCAGTACAAGTGCCGATCCGATCCATGCGGCCCCGGCGATGCCCAGCGACTGGATGAACGAATGTCCGGACACGCCCAGCAGCGGCGCCCCGAGCAGGAAAAGCGCGACGCCGAGCGAAGCCCCGGAACTGATTCCCAGGACATAGGGCCCGGCCAGGGGATTGCGGAAAAGCGTCTGCATGGCCAGACCGCTGGCTGCCAGGGCGCTCCCCGCCAGCAGGGCCGTTACGGCTTTCAGCAGGCGGATCTTCAGGATGATGGTGCCGTTTGTCGGGTCGCAGGGCCCGCCGGTGAGTGCCGCCCAGACCTCCGAGAGCGGGATGTCGACCGATCCCACAGCCAGATCGCCGATGAAGAGTGCGGCGGTCGCAAGCGCCAGCAGCATGAAGAGCAGGGCAGGGCGCGTCATCGGTTATTCGAGGCGTTTATAATAATAGGTGGAGTCGCTGCCGCCTCCCAGAATGGTGCGCAGGTCGCGCAATGCAATATCGGGGTGTATGGTGCCGGATTCCCAGAAATCGGAGCCTCCGGCTGCCGTGCGACGGCGGTTGTTGTTCCAGACGCAGCGGTCCACGACGGCCGGAACTTCGGCGAATTTCGGGTTTTGGGACGTCAGCTCCTCAAGGGTGTTGCAACCCCCGACATTGAGCCAGAAATCGGCGCTGTTGGCCAGCAGGTAGGCCTCTTCCAAATCCACGGCCACCGAGGCATTCGAACGGTTCCGGGGGTAGATGTAGCTTCCGCCGGCATCTTCGATCAGCCGGACCATGTAGCTTTGGACGGGCGGCATGAACCATGTATCCCGGTAGGGCGTGTTCAGCATCACCTTCGGGCGGGCATCCGCCGGGTCGAGGCGTGTTTTCAGGGCGTTGTAGCGCGAGGCGATGCGGCGCAGCGTATCGGCTCCGGCTTCGCGCAGATCGCACAGTTCCGCCGCGGCAACCAGCCATTCGGCCTTGCCCAGGGGCGACCCTTCGACGTAATCGCCGACATAGAGATAGGGAATGCCCAGTTCGCGGAGTTTCCCGGTGATGACCGTATTCTCTCCGGTGACTCCGTAGAGGAGGATCAGGTCGGGGTGCAGGGCCGTCAGGAGTTCGAAGTTGAGGTTCGTGTCGTACCCCACGTCGCGGACTTCGCCGCAGAGGCTGCGCCCGCGGATGGCGGGGTTGAGGATATAGTCGAGTCCCGAGACGCCGATGATGCGGTCGGTCTGGTTCAGGGCGTCGAACAGTGCGACGTGGCTCGAAGACATGCATACGACGCGCCGAACGGGGGCCTTGACGGCCTGTATTTCGGCGTGGCGGGGAGCTTTGGCCTTGCCGCGCAGGAGGATCAGGTGTTGATCGGCCTGCGAACCGCCTTGCCACGGATTGTGGACGGTGATGAGGGTCGAGGCATCTTTCTCGGTACCGCGGATGTCGAATCCCGAGGCGTAGGTCGGGCTGTAAACCGTTGTCGTGAAGTCGCTTAAGTTGCGCTCCGCGGAGCCTGAGCAACCCGTTGCGAGGGTTGAGAGCAGGGTCAGGATGAGGGGATAAAATCGTTTCATTTCTGCAAAAATAGAAAAAAAACTTGCAGAAATGTGTTGGTTTCTGAAAAATATACTATATTTGCACACCCGAAGTGAGGGGTTTAGGCCTCTTTCGGGCGGAATCGGGGCGTAGCTCAGTCCGGTTAGAGTACACGTCTGGGGGGCGTGTGGTCGCTGGTTCGAATCCAGTCACCCCGACTGAAGAAAAGGCTTGACAATCAACTGATTGCCGAGCCTTTTTCGTTTTTGGCAGGCCGTTCGGGCAGGGGTTTCAGACCCCGTTTCTGCGGCATTCTGCGCGGGGCGTGTAAACCGTGGTGTAAACCGTCAAAAGGCTATGGACGCCACAATTTCAGTCATTTGCTTCAAAAGCAAGACCCTCGCCAACGGGGAGCATCCGCTCATGTTGCGTATTACGAAGGACCGCAAACGGACGATGAAAAGTCTCGGCGTGTCGGTCCATCCGTCAAATTGGGATTTCGACCGCAACGAACCCAAGCCCAAGTGTCCCGACCGCAAGTATATCCAGCAGATTATCCTGAAGGTCAAGACCGAGTATCAAACCAAACTGTTGGAGAAAAGCGCCAACAATGAGGATTATACTGCTCAAACACTTGTCAAAGAGCAGTCCCGAGAGCAAATCCAGTCGGAAACGGTCGAACATTTCTATTTGAGAACCATTGAGCAACTCAAACGGGAGGGGGCGGTAGGCAATGCTTATGCCTATCAGAACTCCTACCAAGTCTTGCGATCCTTCCACGCGGACAAACCGCTGGCTTATCCGTTTGGACAGATTGATGAAGCCTTCCTGAACGCTTTTGAGAGTTGGATGCGGTCAAAAGGGAACAAGGAGACAACCTTGAGTTTCCAGATGCGGACCTTGCGGGCGATATTCAATCGTGCAGTCCGAGCCAGGATTGTCGGCAGGGAGAAGAATCCGTTCAACGAGTACAAGATCAGTAAATTCAATACCCGAACACCGAAACGAGCCTTGAGCAAGACGGACGTGATGAAGATCATGGCCGCTGATTGTTCACAGGGTAAGGCAATCGAGCAGTTTGCCCACGATGTATTTGTCTTCTCCTATTTGTGCGGTGGTATCTCGTTTGTGGATATGGCCAACCTGACGCCTGCCAATATCGTGGAAGGGCGGTTGATCTATTGCCGTCAGAAAACGCATGGAGCTGTCAATGTCCCGTTGTCGGCACAGGCGAGAGAGATTCTTGCCAAATACGACGGACATTGCAGGCAGGCAGGTTATCTGTTCCCGATATTGGATGAGCGGGTACACATTACGCCCATGCAAAAGAAGAATCGGGTGCATAAAATGTGCGGCAGGGTGAATTTTGCCTTGCGGGGTATCGGCAAGCGTTTGAAGATCAAGTCTACCGTTACGACCTATGTTGCAAGGCACAGCTTTGCCACCGTACTGAAGAAGTCGGGCGTGAATATTGGCATCATATCCGAGGCCTTGGGGCATCATAGCCTAAAGACCACGCAAATCTACCTCGATTCATTCGAGAACTCGCAAATCGACGAGGCCATGCAGCATCTGCTGTAAGAATCGGGAGGTCGGCGGCCCTGTCGGGAACCGACCTCCTTTCTTCTAAAGGTATGTGGCGTTTCCATTACCCGAGGTACTTATCCAGCGTGTCATAGGTCGCCTGTTCCCGCGTGATTCCATCGTTCGCCTTGGGATTCATGATCTCTTTCACTTGCGCCCCCGTCAGACATCTCAACCTCATCTCCATCTGACGGCTGAACTGCATGGGATTCTCCGCATGGTTGAACTTCTTAATCAGGAAGGTAATCAGATATTTTTTCGCCAGGAACGAATTCGGAATCCGTTCCAAAGCTGCCTTATACCACTTGACGCTTCTGTAGAACCATCCTGCATCTCCAAATGCCCGCGGCAGTACTTTGCTCTTGACACTGGCTACAAGGTCTTTCGGTTTGAGGGAGTTGGCACCCGTACACCAGAGAGAGATGGTCGCCAGCGGGAAGCCCTTCGTTTGCAGCTCCACGGCAAAATCGAAGACCTCATTCTTTGCAGCCAGGGCCATTGCTGGGGCTGCCATGTAATCGGTCCCCTTCCACGAGGTCGTGCAGATATTCATCTCGGCGATCAGGGCCGCAATCTCCATCTCGGCATTCAGCGCCTCACAAATCACAAGTTCATCCAAGTTCTTGCCCAAGTTCATCCATGCGACCACTCGGTGCTGTCCATCCACCACGGCATAGTACCGTTCTGCCTGTTCGTTAGGAATATCGTGTCCTTGCAGGTCGACCAGACAGCCGTTCATCTGGCAGACCTCTTCACCCTTCACGACGGTGATGGGCGACAGCTGTCCATGCTCCTGCATCGATTTCTCCTTGGCCTTCACGGTCTTGGCATTGGTCGGGCGGTTACCCTTTACAAATGCGAACTGACGGTTTTCATTATCCGTGGAAATAAGCATTTTCTTCATAATATTAGTGCGGGTTGACCTCATACCACCCGCGAGGTGTTAATAGTGAGTATTTTTTAACGGTTTTCGTTTCTCGGCGTCGGGTCTGACTGGTGAGCTCTTGTCAGCTCGTAGGACGGGCGGAGGATGGCTTGGGCGAACTCCCATCCTCGTTCCATCGTTCGATTCGACCTTCAGCCTTTCGGTTCGGATACTCCCTCCCAACCGAGAAGCGGGGTGTATGTCAAGGAACCTGTGTTCGCGTTTTCACTATTAACACCTGCTAAATTTATACCAATCTGTTTTTCAGTTAATTATGTGCTTTCGACCGTCAATCACATCTAAAATACATTTTACTCTTTTACCCATGAAATGGGGATAGGATTACCTTTATAGGTTTTTTTACAATTTTGAAGCATATCATATGTGTTTTTATAGGACAGGTCCTGCTTTGACACATTGTCAGAGCAAGCTGTCAGATAATCGCAAATGAACTGGCACAGTTCCTGAGGAACGAAGGACTCAATATGGAGGACTCCATGGAGAAAGAGAAGCGTATTGTACCCAAGAAAATTCATGAAGGTCGGTCGTCTCTTGGGCAGTTGGACGTCAACAGGCAATAATTTATCCAACGGAAACGGATTTTTCAAATATGCCTTCTCGATCATCTCCACCAACCAATTCTGGGAATTGGATATGGAAACACTTCCCTGCCCGTTGGCCGTAAGTAAAAATCTCTGGTTGGGATTGAATCCATCGGCCTGAATGGTTTTCAGGAAACGATAGACGTTGGCAATATCTTTACTCCGTTCTGCGTCTTCCAATGCCGCAATTTCTTCTTCTGTATAGGGGTGTAAAACGGGATTCACGTAAGGGGCAAGCATGAGAACATAGAAAGGTAGGTGGTCCTCGTCTAAAAGCGTGGGATATTTATTCTGTAGCTCCAACAATTTTTCGTAATGCGGCATATCGAAAATGATTTTCAGATCCTCTGGGAAAACATCGAAAGTACGGGATTCCCAATATTTCGGCAGTACATCGACCACTAAATCATTATCGTAACAAGCTCTTTCAAGATTTTCGTTGATGCTCCAGCACGAAAATTCATAGTATTTTTCAAGATAAGGAAAGGCTTGCTTGATGAAATCAAGCGGAAATGATACGAGGCTCATAATTTTCAAATTGGGGTTATTCCCAAAGATAACGATTTTTCCTGTAAAGTTCTTTGAACAACGTCCTGTTAAATATGTGATTTAATAGGAACTTTATGCCTTTGCATATAAGTTATAGTGCCAAGATAAGGACAACTTTTTTTGCGGTCCAAATCTTTGCTCTATGTTTATAGGCTTTTAAATGGAGAGATAGAGATTTACTCAAAACTATCCTATAAATTAGTCGTTCCGCAATTGCAAGTGGTTCAAATACTCACTAGTCATACAACTCAATTGATAAGAGAGGTATTAACAAAGAATATAGATTTAATCCCTATGTCAATTTTGTCCTCATTTTTTGTATCTTTATGATAACAGGTGATTCCGACACCCTAAAACTTAATATTTATGAAAACCAAGAACTACTACAAAGACACATGTAAGGCCTATAATAGGGCTTACCATGTAATTGATCTGGATGAGTACAAAGCCAAAATGATTGCCGACGTTCCTGCAACAGAAAATCTAATAATATGGAGTTGGGTAACTCCTGGGACATGCAGCAGCAATGCTCTCTTCATTTGCAGCCTTAACAACTTATTAGGAACATTCGGAGAATGTTGCAACTATTGCGAGGGAATAGTTATATCTAATATAGCCTTAATTATGTCTAAAGAGCCAACGGTAATGGCTGTTCACCATAGCTTTATTTATTCAAATAAATATAAGTGTTATGTCGATTGTACCCCTGGGAATCAACACATTCCTGACTGTTATATTTATCTTTTATCAGACGAGCTAAAAGATAAGGAACTGAATAAGTTTTTAGATTCTATTAAAACCAAAAATAAAAATGGAGAGGAAATGTGGGAACCAAGATTTATTCACGAAGATATACCTTATGGAGTAGATGTTCCTAAAGAGTGGATATCATCCAATCCAAAGCATCATAAATACTAAAAGTCTGGGTCATAAAAAATACATATCAAATTATTTGACTTTTGATTAAATTTTTATTACCTTTGTATATCCTATACAGATAGGTTAATTCTTGTTTCTTCCATAAAGAATATGATATTAGGATTGATAAGGGCGGCATCATATGCTGTCCTTATCTTTGATCGATAGTCGCATATTTTTGAGTGCGAAATGAAGATTCCCTATAAAAAGATAGTAGGCAGGCAGTTGCTTAAAACTGTCCTATGATAACTGCTCAAAAGTGTCCTATATATACACTACCTACTTATACACTACCTAATAAAGTCGTTCCGACCATGTACTACCACAT from uncultured Alistipes sp. carries:
- the rpsF gene encoding 30S ribosomal protein S6, which codes for MNNYETVFIVTPVLSDAQVQEVADKFQGVITENGGQIVNRESWGLRKLAYPIQKKTTGFYFLMEFTGEGSLINTLETQYRRDERVIRFLTFKQDKFAVEYSEKRRAKLSNKQEE
- the thiL gene encoding thiamine-phosphate kinase → MEPKKRTEISTLGPFGLIDLLTKDFPVQHPTTLKGVGDDAAVIAPPADEAVLCTTDSFYEGVDFDLTYFPLKHLGYKVVTAGVSDILAMNALPSQITVSLGISSKIPVEALQDLYEGISFACKELEIDLVGGDTRASMTGLVITVTVLGHAPKERIACRSGAQQHDLICLTGNLGAAYMGLQLLEREKRVLADVANPEPQFKGYEYLLEKYLKPRPRRDIIEALAEEKITPTSMIDLTDGLASDLMQICKSSKCGARIYLERIPIARQTTALAEEMHTDPVIAALNGGEDYELLFTVPLAMQEQVMRLGLVDVIGHITAESTGAYLVTPDGSDIKLKAQGFPDPA
- a CDS encoding adenylate kinase, producing the protein MVNIVLFGAPGCGKGTQAQRLKEHYGIEHVSTGEVIRDEIRRGTELGRSMESYIKEGKLAPDSIVIGMIANYVADHLDAKGCIFDGFPRTTVQAEEFDKILAGHGLKVDIMVDIHVPEEELVRRILLRGKDSGRADDASEEVIRGRLDVYHRQTAVVADYYAGQNKYASVDGVGTMDEVFGRIASVIDGLK
- the rpsT gene encoding 30S ribosomal protein S20, with the translated sequence MANHKSSKKRIRQTLTKRAHNRLYHKTTRNAVKALRSTTEKSAAEALLPKVTAMLDKLAKHNIMHKNKAANLKSAIQLHVNAL
- a CDS encoding ABC transporter ATP-binding protein, coding for MSILLEQITLSYGSRTLLSGVCASFAPGTLTALIGRNGTGKSTLLRAIAGLGPVASGRVELCGHTLAELTPRQRAATVSFVTTDKVRIANLTCEDVVSLGRAPYTNWIGRMQDGDRTVVERSLDLVGMSAFARKTLDRMSDGECQRVMIARALAQDTPVILLDEPTAFLDLPNRYELATLLRRLSRDEGKCILFSTHDLDIALSLCDAVALIDPPTLHSLPAEEMVRSGYLERLFSGRSACFDPQTRSVRLR
- a CDS encoding iron ABC transporter permease; amino-acid sequence: MTRPALLFMLLALATAALFIGDLAVGSVDIPLSEVWAALTGGPCDPTNGTIILKIRLLKAVTALLAGSALAASGLAMQTLFRNPLAGPYVLGISSGASLGVALFLLGAPLLGVSGHSFIQSLGIAGAAWIGSALVLAVVMAVSRRIKDIMVILILGMMFSSGVSSVVEILQYLSNEAALKSFVVWTMGSLGDVTGNRLLLMLPAVGAGLLLSIAVIKPLNLLLLGENYARTMGLNVQRTRTLIFLATVLLAGTVTAFCGPVGFIGLAVPHLARMIFASADHRILMPASMLTGAALLLICDLLAKTLALPINTITALMGIPVVIVVVIRNRNLF
- a CDS encoding ABC transporter substrate-binding protein is translated as MKRFYPLILTLLSTLATGCSGSAERNLSDFTTTVYSPTYASGFDIRGTEKDASTLITVHNPWQGGSQADQHLILLRGKAKAPRHAEIQAVKAPVRRVVCMSSSHVALFDALNQTDRIIGVSGLDYILNPAIRGRSLCGEVRDVGYDTNLNFELLTALHPDLILLYGVTGENTVITGKLRELGIPYLYVGDYVEGSPLGKAEWLVAAAELCDLREAGADTLRRIASRYNALKTRLDPADARPKVMLNTPYRDTWFMPPVQSYMVRLIEDAGGSYIYPRNRSNASVAVDLEEAYLLANSADFWLNVGGCNTLEELTSQNPKFAEVPAVVDRCVWNNNRRRTAAGGSDFWESGTIHPDIALRDLRTILGGGSDSTYYYKRLE
- a CDS encoding site-specific integrase, which gives rise to MDATISVICFKSKTLANGEHPLMLRITKDRKRTMKSLGVSVHPSNWDFDRNEPKPKCPDRKYIQQIILKVKTEYQTKLLEKSANNEDYTAQTLVKEQSREQIQSETVEHFYLRTIEQLKREGAVGNAYAYQNSYQVLRSFHADKPLAYPFGQIDEAFLNAFESWMRSKGNKETTLSFQMRTLRAIFNRAVRARIVGREKNPFNEYKISKFNTRTPKRALSKTDVMKIMAADCSQGKAIEQFAHDVFVFSYLCGGISFVDMANLTPANIVEGRLIYCRQKTHGAVNVPLSAQAREILAKYDGHCRQAGYLFPILDERVHITPMQKKNRVHKMCGRVNFALRGIGKRLKIKSTVTTYVARHSFATVLKKSGVNIGIISEALGHHSLKTTQIYLDSFENSQIDEAMQHLL
- a CDS encoding ParB/Srx family N-terminal domain-containing protein, with the translated sequence MKKMLISTDNENRQFAFVKGNRPTNAKTVKAKEKSMQEHGQLSPITVVKGEEVCQMNGCLVDLQGHDIPNEQAERYYAVVDGQHRVVAWMNLGKNLDELVICEALNAEMEIAALIAEMNICTTSWKGTDYMAAPAMALAAKNEVFDFAVELQTKGFPLATISLWCTGANSLKPKDLVASVKSKVLPRAFGDAGWFYRSVKWYKAALERIPNSFLAKKYLITFLIKKFNHAENPMQFSRQMEMRLRCLTGAQVKEIMNPKANDGITREQATYDTLDKYLG